A stretch of the Streptomyces sp. NBC_01428 genome encodes the following:
- a CDS encoding TetR/AcrR family transcriptional regulator produces the protein MAQPERGPRERMVFSAAQLVRRDGVTATGMRDVAEHAGAPRGSLQHYFPGGKEQLVNEAVDWAGRYAGNRVARFLAALPEPTPSGLFAAMVGQWTEELRATGFVSGCPVAAATVDCAESADATRAAAAAAFARWTRPVAEALAGMGVPGERAEPLATVMISALEGALLIARAERDVRALTAVTRELGPLLDAARGGVAP, from the coding sequence ATGGCGCAACCCGAACGCGGGCCGCGCGAGCGCATGGTGTTCAGCGCGGCGCAGCTCGTCCGGCGCGACGGGGTGACCGCGACGGGGATGCGGGACGTGGCCGAGCACGCGGGCGCACCCCGTGGCTCGCTCCAGCACTACTTCCCCGGCGGCAAGGAGCAGTTGGTCAACGAGGCCGTGGACTGGGCCGGCCGCTATGCGGGCAACCGGGTCGCCCGCTTCCTCGCGGCGCTGCCGGAGCCGACGCCCTCCGGGCTGTTCGCGGCGATGGTGGGGCAGTGGACCGAGGAGCTCCGGGCGACGGGCTTCGTCTCGGGGTGTCCGGTCGCGGCGGCCACCGTCGACTGCGCCGAGTCCGCCGACGCGACCAGGGCCGCCGCAGCCGCCGCCTTCGCGCGCTGGACCCGTCCGGTCGCCGAGGCCCTCGCCGGGATGGGCGTCCCCGGCGAACGCGCCGAACCGCTCGCCACCGTGATGATCAGCGCGCTGGAGGGCGCGCTGCTCATCGCCCGGGCCGAACGCGACGTACGCGCCCTGACCGCCGTGACCCGCGAACTGGGGCCCCTGCTCGACGCGGCACGCGGGGGAGTGGCCCCCTGA
- a CDS encoding MFS transporter: MSDPATPLTAPPGQPKKAATAAWIGSALEYYDFFIYGSAAALIFPKVFFDDSDPADATLLSLATFGVAYAARPVGALFLGHFGDRVGRKKIMVFTLILMGLSTFLIGCLPTRDQVGGLAPVLLVLCRVLQGISAAGEQASANSMTLEHAPPGRRGFFTSFTLSGTQGGQLLATLVFLPIAALPEDQLLSWGWRVPFWASVAVAVVGYVIRRTLQETPAFTQQAATEGVVKLPLGVLFRDHWADVLRVIAGALIASVSTIFTVWALAYGTSDAVGLSRTQMLWVGALANVVALGAIPAWATLSDRIGRRPVYLIGAAGSAVLMTAYLWAISTGSYALVMLFGILAFGVVYSAANGVWPSFYGEMFSTRVRLSGMAIGTQIGFAVAGFAVTFAARIAGPDGDDWSAVALFTAALCVPPVIAVLTARETHKVPTEHLGEGPRDEAVRRTTVAA, encoded by the coding sequence GTGTCCGATCCCGCCACCCCGCTCACCGCGCCACCGGGCCAGCCGAAGAAGGCCGCGACGGCCGCCTGGATCGGCAGCGCCCTGGAGTACTACGACTTCTTCATCTACGGCAGCGCCGCGGCCCTGATCTTCCCGAAGGTCTTCTTCGACGACTCGGACCCGGCCGACGCGACCCTCCTCTCGCTCGCCACCTTCGGGGTGGCCTACGCGGCCCGGCCCGTCGGCGCGCTGTTCCTCGGCCACTTCGGCGACCGCGTCGGCCGCAAGAAGATCATGGTCTTCACGCTGATCCTGATGGGGCTCTCGACGTTCCTGATCGGCTGCCTGCCGACGCGCGACCAGGTCGGCGGCCTCGCTCCGGTGCTGCTCGTCCTGTGCCGCGTCCTCCAGGGCATCTCGGCGGCCGGCGAGCAGGCCAGCGCCAACTCGATGACGCTGGAACACGCGCCGCCGGGCCGGCGCGGCTTCTTCACCAGCTTCACCCTCAGCGGCACCCAGGGCGGCCAGCTCCTGGCGACCCTCGTCTTCCTGCCGATCGCCGCGCTGCCCGAGGACCAGTTGCTCTCGTGGGGCTGGCGCGTGCCCTTCTGGGCGAGCGTCGCGGTCGCCGTGGTCGGCTACGTCATCCGCCGCACGCTCCAGGAGACCCCGGCCTTCACGCAGCAGGCCGCGACGGAGGGCGTCGTGAAGCTGCCGCTCGGCGTGCTCTTCCGCGACCACTGGGCGGACGTGCTGCGGGTGATCGCCGGTGCGCTGATCGCGTCGGTCAGCACGATCTTCACCGTGTGGGCACTGGCCTACGGCACCAGTGACGCCGTCGGCCTGTCCCGGACGCAGATGCTGTGGGTGGGCGCGCTGGCCAACGTGGTCGCGCTCGGCGCGATTCCCGCCTGGGCCACGCTCTCGGACCGCATCGGCCGCCGTCCGGTGTACCTGATCGGCGCCGCCGGCAGCGCCGTCCTGATGACCGCCTACCTGTGGGCGATCTCCACCGGCTCGTACGCCCTGGTCATGCTGTTCGGCATCCTCGCGTTCGGCGTCGTCTACAGCGCGGCGAACGGTGTCTGGCCGTCGTTCTACGGCGAGATGTTCTCCACCCGGGTCCGGCTGTCCGGCATGGCCATCGGCACGCAGATCGGCTTCGCGGTCGCGGGGTTCGCCGTCACGTTCGCGGCGCGGATCGCGGGTCCGGACGGCGACGACTGGTCGGCGGTGGCCCTGTTCACCGCGGCCCTGTGCGTCCCGCCGGTGATCGCCGTGCTCACCGCCCGCGAGACGCACAAGGTGCCGACCGAGCACCTCGGCGAGGGGCCGCGGGACGAGGCGGTCCGGCGGACCACGGTCGCCGCCTGA